Proteins found in one Mucilaginibacter gracilis genomic segment:
- a CDS encoding pepsin/retropepsin-like aspartic protease family protein has product MQRYLIILLVILLASRGFAGPLPKVSIGKITFSNAHFEDPEPSGEFNTLVIPIKRAMNLIIIQAQIDTLQGNFVLDTGAPYLVLNQTYFRDATNYSDVEAGGINGDNGNSFRTIVRGLSIAELSFDRLSADVTNLSAIENSHGIKVLGLLGTKLFAKFAITVDLFQNVLYIHKLDKNGDIPIQEVVYHDPILKVPFTIADNTIFFKAEINDNSMWFAFDTGAETNLIDYHEAKKLMDGMQIINRMKLTGIGGSSYDVLYARFDKLVVGGRQFNTNRVLLTSLEKMGKAYGHSVDGILGYDFFVRAVFSINFVKKEFTMYEKLKN; this is encoded by the coding sequence TTGCAACGCTACCTTATCATACTCCTCGTTATCTTGTTGGCTTCGCGGGGCTTTGCAGGGCCGTTGCCTAAGGTTAGCATAGGTAAAATCACTTTCAGCAATGCGCATTTTGAAGACCCCGAACCTTCCGGCGAATTTAATACGCTGGTTATCCCCATAAAAAGGGCAATGAACCTCATTATTATACAGGCACAAATTGATACCTTGCAAGGCAACTTTGTGCTTGATACCGGCGCACCTTATCTGGTGCTTAACCAAACCTACTTTCGCGATGCAACCAATTATAGTGATGTAGAAGCGGGTGGTATTAATGGCGATAATGGTAACAGCTTTCGTACCATTGTGCGGGGCCTAAGTATTGCCGAATTGAGTTTTGATCGGCTAAGTGCAGATGTAACCAACCTTTCGGCTATCGAAAACAGCCACGGTATTAAAGTGTTGGGTTTATTGGGCACCAAACTATTTGCTAAATTTGCTATCACGGTTGATTTGTTTCAAAACGTGTTATACATTCATAAACTCGATAAAAATGGAGACATACCCATTCAGGAGGTTGTTTACCACGATCCGATACTTAAGGTGCCATTTACAATTGCCGATAATACTATATTTTTTAAAGCCGAAATAAATGATAACAGCATGTGGTTTGCATTTGATACCGGTGCCGAAACTAACCTGATAGATTACCATGAGGCAAAAAAATTAATGGACGGTATGCAAATTATTAACCGGATGAAACTCACAGGGATAGGTGGCAGTAGTTACGATGTATTGTATGCCCGTTTTGATAAATTGGTTGTAGGCGGTCGCCAGTTTAACACCAATAGGGTATTGCTAACCAGTTTAGAGAAGATGGGCAAGGCCTATGGACATTCCGTTGATGGTATTTTAGGCTATGATTTTTTTGTAAGAGCCGTTTTTAGCATCAATTTTGTTAAAAAAGAGTTTACCATGTACGAGAAATTGAAAAATTAA
- a CDS encoding MBL fold metallo-hydrolase, translating to MTITFLGTGTSQGVPVIACDCEVCTSADHRDKRLRSSVLIEAGGKVIVIDSGPDFRYQMLRAHVTHLDAIVFTHEHKDHVAGMDDIRAFNYRQQSAIDVYATERVQTALKREFSYIFHDFKYPGIPQIELHTISNSPFNIGPVKLIPIEVMHYKLPVLGFRVGDFTYITDAKTIAPEEIEKIKGSKILVVNALQKEKHISHFTLDEAIAFAEEIGAAETYFTHISHRLGKHHDVSALLPPGIHLAYDGLKVDI from the coding sequence TTGACCATAACGTTTTTAGGCACCGGAACATCACAGGGCGTACCTGTTATAGCTTGCGATTGCGAGGTTTGCACATCTGCCGACCATCGCGATAAGCGCCTGCGTTCGTCTGTTTTGATTGAAGCCGGGGGCAAGGTGATCGTAATTGACTCTGGTCCCGATTTTAGGTACCAAATGCTCCGTGCGCATGTAACCCATCTTGATGCTATTGTATTCACGCACGAACATAAGGACCACGTTGCCGGGATGGACGACATACGTGCCTTTAACTATCGGCAACAAAGTGCTATTGATGTGTATGCTACCGAACGGGTACAAACAGCATTAAAACGCGAATTTTCCTACATATTTCATGATTTTAAGTATCCCGGTATCCCACAAATAGAACTGCATACTATTAGCAATTCTCCCTTTAATATTGGCCCGGTAAAACTCATTCCTATCGAGGTAATGCATTACAAACTGCCGGTACTTGGTTTTAGGGTGGGCGATTTTACCTATATTACCGATGCTAAAACCATTGCCCCGGAGGAGATTGAGAAGATAAAGGGCTCTAAAATACTGGTTGTAAACGCGCTCCAAAAAGAAAAACACATTTCGCATTTTACTTTAGACGAGGCCATTGCTTTTGCCGAAGAAATAGGTGCAGCGGAAACTTATTTCACCCATATTAGCCACCGCTTAGGCAAGCACCATGATGTTAGCGCCTTATTGCCGCCAGGCATTCATTTGGCTTATGATGGCTTAAAGGTAGATATTTGA
- a CDS encoding LolA family protein, with the protein MRYYVIYTLLFLSAVNTAFAQKDQQAKAILSEVSRKYKTYDVIKTNFVYTLESPQANVKETQSGTLIAKSKTNKFKVTLYTTGKTPAVAQELISNGKEQWTYLKKDNEVQLNNVTNGDETLNPAHIFTIYEKGFKYVYSGEEKKGGVNCQVIDMTPTDAKKSIFKVRLFVDKAKKQIYSALIFDKNGNKYSYTMQTFNSNFKTGDEVFAFDVKLHPGVEVVDLR; encoded by the coding sequence ATGAGATATTACGTTATATATACCCTATTGTTTTTAAGTGCGGTTAACACAGCATTTGCACAGAAAGACCAACAAGCCAAAGCTATTTTGAGCGAGGTAAGCCGTAAATACAAAACTTACGATGTAATTAAAACCAACTTTGTTTACACGCTTGAAAGCCCGCAAGCCAATGTTAAAGAAACCCAAAGCGGCACCCTAATAGCTAAATCAAAAACCAATAAGTTTAAGGTTACGCTATACACAACCGGAAAAACACCCGCTGTTGCACAGGAACTGATAAGCAACGGCAAAGAGCAGTGGACGTACCTAAAAAAAGATAATGAGGTGCAACTGAACAACGTTACCAATGGCGACGAAACCCTTAACCCGGCGCATATTTTTACCATTTACGAAAAAGGCTTTAAGTACGTGTACAGTGGCGAAGAGAAAAAAGGCGGCGTAAATTGCCAGGTGATAGATATGACACCTACCGACGCCAAAAAATCTATTTTTAAAGTGCGTTTGTTTGTTGATAAGGCAAAAAAGCAAATTTACAGCGCCCTTATATTTGATAAAAATGGTAACAAATACTCTTACACCATGCAAACTTTTAACTCCAATTTTAAAACCGGAGACGAGGTTTTTGCCTTCGATGTGAAGTTGCACCCGGGGGTTGAGGTGGTTGATTTGAGGTAA
- a CDS encoding FtsK/SpoIIIE family DNA translocase: protein MPVKGNQFKSNNFKDTGSAKGSVKAEKPSRPKVESVPSFGLKDGRIIKVGGLFFLVLSGYFLIAFTSYLFTWQEDQSYVLKANGGWHNLFKGQQELIDNGIKSPVDNWLGKFGALLSNQFMFEWFGVASFIFVVVFFIIGYRFLFKVRLFPISKTIAYALFGIVFFSIAIGFVHGFIVDYPHFLEGQFGFWSNRLIDAQIGRAGAAGLLVFAALTFLIIVYNIDFKLPEKKRPATTLPGFDDADDISEPYMGGGNVPIMPEMPFTPVEWPGRKSKLSQEGVLASTRYAENEVSEELEPVAKGPIFNVEKPINEPEHKPVTLMPEPSTETEIPLMVSDTRPNDVLSIEKEDLVTADDLVAQFGAFDPRLDLSSYKFPVLELLENYGSNKIAVNTEELEANKNKIVETLNHYNIEIDKIKATIGPTVTLYEIIPAPGVRISKIKNLEDDIALSLAALGIRIIAPMPGKGTIGIEVPNQHPEMVSMRSVLASEKFQATTMDLPIALGKTISNEIFIADLAKMPHLLMAGATGQGKSVGINAILVSLLYKKHPAELKFVLVDPKKVELTLFRKIERHFLAKLPDEADAIITDTKKVINTLNSLCIEMDQRYDLLKDAQVRNLKEYNAKFINRKLLPTEGHRFLPFIVLIVDEFADLMMTAGKEVEIPIARLAQLARAIGIHLIIATQRPSVNIITGTIKANFPARIAFRVQSKIDSRTILDSGGADQLIGRGDMLLSTGNDLIRLQCAFVDTPEVDKISDFIGAQRGYATAHLLPEYVGEGGEASAKDFDSENRDPMFEEAARLIVMHQQGSTSLIQRKLKLGYNRAGRIIDQLEAAGIVGPFEGSKAREVLIPDDYSLEQFLSNMDAKD from the coding sequence AGTTTAAATCTAATAATTTTAAAGATACAGGTAGCGCCAAAGGCTCTGTAAAGGCAGAAAAACCTAGCAGGCCGAAGGTAGAAAGCGTTCCGTCGTTTGGTTTAAAGGATGGCCGCATTATTAAAGTGGGCGGTTTGTTTTTCCTGGTACTATCGGGTTATTTTCTCATCGCCTTCACATCGTACCTGTTTACCTGGCAGGAAGATCAGAGCTATGTACTTAAAGCAAATGGCGGCTGGCACAACTTGTTTAAGGGCCAGCAAGAGTTAATTGATAACGGCATAAAAAGCCCCGTTGATAACTGGCTGGGTAAATTTGGCGCACTGCTATCTAACCAATTTATGTTTGAGTGGTTTGGCGTGGCTTCGTTTATTTTTGTGGTGGTGTTTTTTATTATTGGGTATCGTTTTTTGTTTAAGGTGCGTTTATTCCCAATAAGCAAAACAATTGCTTACGCCCTTTTTGGTATTGTATTTTTTTCGATAGCAATTGGTTTTGTACACGGGTTTATTGTTGATTATCCGCACTTTTTAGAGGGGCAGTTTGGCTTTTGGAGCAACCGCTTAATTGATGCGCAAATAGGCCGTGCCGGCGCTGCCGGTTTGTTGGTGTTTGCCGCTTTAACCTTCCTTATTATAGTTTATAATATTGATTTTAAGCTTCCTGAGAAAAAAAGGCCAGCAACCACCTTGCCCGGATTTGATGATGCCGACGATATTAGCGAACCTTACATGGGCGGAGGCAACGTACCGATAATGCCCGAAATGCCCTTTACACCTGTTGAGTGGCCCGGCAGAAAAAGCAAGTTAAGCCAGGAAGGTGTGTTGGCATCAACCCGTTATGCTGAGAACGAGGTATCGGAAGAGTTAGAACCTGTGGCAAAAGGGCCGATATTTAATGTGGAAAAACCTATTAACGAGCCCGAACATAAGCCGGTTACTTTAATGCCCGAGCCAAGTACCGAAACCGAAATACCGCTAATGGTGAGCGATACCCGGCCTAACGATGTGTTGAGCATCGAAAAAGAAGACTTGGTTACGGCCGACGATTTGGTTGCACAATTTGGCGCTTTTGACCCGCGGTTGGATCTGTCGTCCTACAAATTCCCGGTGTTGGAGTTGTTAGAGAACTATGGCTCCAATAAAATTGCTGTTAATACCGAGGAGCTGGAGGCCAACAAAAATAAAATTGTTGAAACCCTCAACCACTATAACATTGAGATAGATAAAATTAAGGCAACCATTGGGCCAACCGTAACCCTTTACGAAATTATACCGGCCCCGGGTGTACGTATCTCCAAAATAAAAAACCTGGAAGATGATATTGCTTTGAGCCTTGCGGCTTTAGGCATTCGTATTATAGCGCCTATGCCGGGTAAGGGTACAATTGGTATTGAGGTGCCAAATCAGCACCCCGAAATGGTATCGATGCGATCGGTATTGGCTTCCGAAAAATTTCAGGCCACTACAATGGATCTGCCTATTGCTTTAGGCAAAACCATAAGTAACGAAATATTTATTGCCGATTTAGCCAAAATGCCCCACTTGTTAATGGCAGGTGCCACAGGGCAGGGTAAGTCGGTAGGTATTAATGCTATTTTGGTTTCGCTGCTCTATAAAAAACATCCTGCGGAATTGAAATTTGTGCTGGTTGATCCCAAAAAGGTTGAGTTAACTTTGTTCCGCAAAATAGAAAGGCACTTTTTGGCTAAATTGCCCGACGAAGCCGACGCCATTATTACCGATACAAAAAAGGTTATCAATACACTCAATTCGCTCTGTATTGAGATGGACCAGCGGTATGATTTGCTGAAGGATGCACAGGTGCGCAACCTTAAAGAGTATAACGCCAAATTTATTAACCGTAAGTTGCTGCCAACCGAGGGACATAGATTTTTGCCCTTTATTGTGCTGATAGTAGATGAGTTTGCCGATTTAATGATGACGGCAGGTAAAGAGGTAGAAATACCTATAGCCCGCCTTGCGCAATTGGCCCGTGCCATTGGCATACACCTAATTATTGCTACACAGCGGCCTTCGGTAAATATTATTACGGGTACTATTAAGGCTAACTTCCCGGCGCGTATAGCATTTAGGGTACAATCTAAAATCGATTCGCGCACTATTCTGGATTCAGGCGGTGCTGATCAGTTAATAGGTAGGGGAGATATGTTGTTATCAACCGGGAACGATCTTATCCGTTTGCAATGCGCCTTTGTGGATACGCCCGAGGTTGATAAAATATCCGATTTTATTGGTGCCCAGCGCGGCTATGCCACGGCGCACTTATTGCCCGAATATGTTGGCGAAGGCGGCGAAGCAAGCGCCAAAGATTTTGATTCGGAAAACCGCGACCCCATGTTTGAAGAAGCTGCGCGTTTAATTGTGATGCATCAGCAGGGTTCAACGTCGCTTATCCAGCGCAAGTTAAAATTGGGTTACAACCGTGCTGGCCGTATTATTGACCAATTGGAAGCCGCCGGCATTGTTGGCCCGTTTGAGGGCAGTAAGGCCCGTGAAGTACTGATTCCGGATGATTACTCTTTGGAGCAATTTTTGAGTAATATGGATGCAAAAGACTAA